The sequence AGCAGAGATTCGTGCGGGGTAAGTCTGTCCTTTACTTCCTTGTACTTAACTTAAGCCGTACAAGCAGCCTCATGAAATCATTTGAGAATGTTTCTCTTTCTGTATATTCCTCTGACCAAAGCTGTGGTTCTACCTTGTAGTATAATTTTTCAGATCTCAAAGCTCTGCACTGTTCTTCTGAAAGCTGTTAGAAACACACTTGGTTCTGAGGGATGGGACGTCATTGTACCTGGATCAACTTCTGGAACATTAGTTCAGGTACGTGGAGAAGGCAAAAGAACAACATAGCTTTGGTCTTCACTTTATTGCTTTGTTGACTCATACTGTCTGGTCTCAGTGCTAGTGTTTTAAAAGATAATGTTATGTGTGAACTCTTCTTAAGTACAACTTGTTACTGATAATTGCAAATGCATAAAACAGTTAATGTCTTAGTGTTCTAGAACCATATGCTTGGCtttgtaacttggatgagaattcaCAATTGCATATTTTTCTCTTGGGTTTTGTGACTGCAGGTGGATAGCATTGTGCCAGGTTCATTACCATCAACTGATGGTGGTCCTGTTATTCTATTAGTCAACAAAGCTGATGGAGATGAAGAGGTTTTTAACCTAACATTCAACCTCAGCGTGAGTCCTAACATCAGTACTAAAGATTACATTGTAACAGGTAAGTGCTGCTAATGGGAACATAGCTGGAGTCATGCTTCTCCAGGAACTTCCTCACTTGTCTCACCTCGGCGTTAGAGCGCGGCAGGCAATATAACCTTCACCCCCTTATTtcatttcccaaaaaaaaatctactaaaGAAGTGCATTGTTGACGCACTCTTTTTCCCATCACACAGGAGAAAATCGTCTTTGTGACATGTGATGACGATGAAAAGGTGGCTGAGATACGGCGACTTGTTGGAAAATATGTGAGGTAAATTCATTCTCACGTTATCCAAGAGACTCCATGTCTCTTCCCTAATGTTCTTTATAATGTGAACCTTACAGTTTGGAAGCATCTCCAAGCAATGTGAATCTGATACTGTCAACTGAAGATAACAAAAGGACGGATAAGAAGAGTGTATCTGTCGATGATGAAGAGTCAAAGCCTGTTTCCTCATCTTCTAATAGACTCCTTTACTCATCCAAGGTCAAAACTCTTTATATCTCTTGTGGCTACCTACACTTTCACACTCAGATTGCATACCGATTTAGGAAATGTTCGTTCACAGGATATCCCTAGTGGAGGAATCATAACACTTGCTGATTCAGATGTATCAACATGTGGTTCAAAAGCTGCTGCATGTGGTCTTCTTGCATCTCTAGCAGCAGCCTCTACTAGAGGTAAAAGTTTTCTTTAGGCCTTCAGATTTTGTAACTGAaccaaaatttttggtttttggttcggttatgGTTTTGAGTTTGGTTTAATTCGGtgagattttgaaaattatttggtTTTCTGTTAGGTTCGGTTtctgattttcaaaaaaaaaacaccaaaatatctaaatttaaccaaaataaccAAATCAAATTAACCAAACTAACCATAATAACTAAACTAACAATTTAACCGAAAATATccgagtttttagaaaattacactaaaatttaagtgaaacaaaaaaaatcggTTATTTTCGGAAGTAAAATTAAAAACCGAAATTAACCGAAAACCGGACTGATTTTTGCGGTGTACTTTGGTGGGAATGTGCAAACCGAACTACCCGAAACCGAAAATATCCGACCCAAATAAACCGAATCACAGGGTTCTTAATGTCTTAATGGGATTAAATTGAGTGGAACAATATCTGATTCCTTTGTGTGGTTTTAAAATGAATCTGCAGTGCACAGCGAACACGGAGTTCCAGCATCATTCAAGGTTCCAACCGGAGTTGTCATACCTTTTGGCTCAATGGAGTTAGCTTTAAAGCAAAGCAACTCAGAAGAAAAGTTTACATCTCTCCTAGAAAAGCTAGAAACCGCCACACCTCAAGACGGTGAGCTAGACAGCATATGTGATCAGATCCATAAAGTGATGGAATCACTTCAAGTCCCTAAAGAAACAATCAACAGCATAAGCAAAGCCTTTCCCAAAGACACTCGTCTCATTGTTCGTTCTAGCGCCAACGTTGAGGACTTAGCTGGAATGTCAGCAGCAGGACTCTATGAATCAATCCCCAACGTGAGCCCCTCAGATCCTTCAGTGTTCTCTGCTTCCGTTTGCCGAGTTTGGGCTTCTCTCTACACAAGAAGAGCTGTTCTGAGCCGTAGAGCTGCTGGTGTCTCTCAAATAGAGGCTTCAATGGCGGTTTTAGTTCAAGAAATGCTTTCTCCTGACTTATCTTTCGTTCTCCACACGGTGAGTCCTTCTGATCCAGGCACTAACCTCGTGGAAGCTGAGATTGCTCCTGGTTTAGGTGAGACTTTAGCTTCGGGGACGAGAGGAACACCGTGGAGATTAGCTTCTGGTAAGCTTGATGGGATTGTGCAGACCTTAGCGTTTGCTAACTTCAGTGAAGAGCTTCTTGTGTCAGGGAAAGGTCCTGCTGATGGCAAGTATGTTCGGTTGACCGTTGACTATAGCAAGAAACGGTTAACGGTTGACTCGGTGTTTAGACAGAGACTTGGTCAGAGACTCGGTTCGGTTGGTTTCTTCTTGGAAAGAAACTTTGGTTGTGCACAAGACGTTGAAGGTTGTTTGGTTGGTGAAGATGTTTACATTGTTCAGTCAAGGCCACAACCTctgtaaaatattttcttttacttttatataaaatatcgaATAATAAAAATGTCAGAAATCAAATCGGCAATTGTGTATGTTTAATAGTGacatatatatttactaatCATGTTTGTGGAATTATcagattttaaataattaacttaactaataaaatatcttTGAGGAAAGAGATGCAATCTGTAAAAGATTTTGTTATATCATTCTATCAatgttttgttaaaaaaaataatacgtAGATTTTTGATAATCTCagaactttcaatgaattttagatatttaataaCTAATGTGATATTTATTGCTAAAATTAGCAGAAAACATCTCTAAAACTATAATCATATATGATTATTTGCTATTCATGTCTCTTGCTCCCATTGTGTTTTGGCTAATTAATATCTCAATACATTGACATTAATTGATCTAAATCTAAACTCTAAGTATCATGAAAAGTTAAAGATCTTTGATCAATCTTGGTgtaataaaaaatggaaaataccACTAGATCTCCTCAGAATCCAAAACAAAATCCAACTGATCCTGTTTTTGGGTGTTTTCATAAGTTGATGAATCTTATCGTTATCAATGTCTTCTCCTTTTAAATAGAGACTGCAACGAGTTTTTCAGATTCCATCACAAACATATTTGCTTAGAAGTCtataatattttcttagaaGTTTTTGAGATGGCTGGTGAAGTTCCAAATTTGGAAGCGTCGAAGTTAACAGCTTTGGTCGTCGATGACAACTTTGTAAACCAAAGTGTCCATCATAAACTTTTGGACCGTCTCGGGATTAAAAACGACGTCGTATCTAACGGCCAAGAAGCCGTTGACGTTCATTGTTCCGGCAGAAACTATGATCTCATCCTCATGGACATGGATATGCCCATCATGAATGGTATTCAGGTATATTGATATATCTTTCACTCATCCATAATAAAGAAGCCTTAGGAAACTGTTCTACTTAATGCTGGAATTAGACTCCTTATAAATGCATTTTAGTATTTTTCAATAACTGATGGATTGTTTTGTATTgattaattgaatatttttgtATTAGGCCACAAGGAGACTAAGAGAGATGGGGATAGAGAGCAAGATAGCAGGAGTAACAACTAGAGCTGAGGAAGAAGAGGTGAAAGAGTTTATGGAAGCTGGACTTAATGACTTTCAAGAGAAACCTCTCACCATTTCTAAACTTGTCTCTATTCTTCATAATCTTGAGCTCTACGTCCAAACCTAGTTAATAATATCTATTTGTTAACCTTCACTTTATAACATACTTATAGTTTTGAATATCCATAGTTTCAAATAGTAATTGCCAAAGCCGATAAAGTTTCGAGCAAGTGAAGCTTGAATTTACATAATACTTTTTTTGAGGTTTATGATTAAAAGTAGGTTACCGTGCATGATTTATCACAAGATCATCACCTCTATCATTATAAAATTGTTAACCAATTGGGATGCTTTGTAGCGAGACGAATAAACTTTTCATGGAAATAAGCGATGTGCCACGTGAGTAGACTTAACTTGAATCGTTAAATTCGAAGTACCTTGCTTGACTTATGAAAAAAGTGTTACACAAAAGCAAGAACTCTAATAAAATCTATGACAATGATACGCAAGGTCCATATGTTAGGCTCGTTTGGCTCATAGACCTAAGAATCCAGACCCGGTCTAGAGGCCGCATAAGCAAATTTACTAAGTTGTAATCACAGTTCAGCATGAACACTCCATCTACTGCACAACGTTGTCAAAGAAACCTTTAAGCATATTTTTCATTGTGTGGCATGTATGAATACTATTTCAGATTAGTAAAGCTTATTTATTCATTGGAATCGTAAAAAACTAATGCCCATCATTAAAATATGAAGCcagttctcaaaaaaaaaaaaactctaatatATGTATGTTGACGATTAGATATTCTTAATGACAAGCTCTCAACTACTACAAGAATTCTTTCTGtcaatctttttttctttggcaacaacttttttttttgtcaaactaaGTACTTTTAGTTGCCGAGGACACTAAGTTGGAATTGCCGAGGAATGGGAAGTAAGTGGACGATAAGTTATTTAACGGAGATATGGCATAAACATAAgccagattttttatttttatcagagACAAAGCAAGAATTTGAGTTTGCTCAAAAATTTCAAGGTCATTTTGGATTTGATAATTTGGTCACAGTGGATCCTGTGGGACGAAGTGGTGGATTAGCGCTTTATTACAATAATGAGTATCAGGTTAATGTGTTATATTCAAGTAATCGCATGATAGATGTGGAAGCAGTGGCTCTTGGGAAAACGGTATATATGACGTTTGTGTATGGAGATCCAGTCCAAGATTTACGAGAAAAAGTGTGGGAACGTTTAACTAGATATGGGATTTCGAGATCCGAGCCTTGGTTTATTATTGGTGATTTAAATGAGATTACaggaaatcatgaaaaagaaGGTGGTGCGTTGCGAAGTGCGAACTCATTTGTTccttttaataatatgataaggaattgtggtttaCTGGAGTTCCCAGTCAAAGGAAATAAGTTGTCCTGGCAAGGCAGAAGGGGTAAGGGTAAAGGGGCAGTCACGGTCAGATGTCGGTTGGATCGTGCATTAGCGAATGAAGAATGGCATACGCTATTCCCCTGTTCTTATACAGAATATTTAGGCCTGGTGGCATCGGATCATCGTCCAGTAGTGGCTTATTTGGAAGATAAAGTTATTAGGAGGAAAGGGCAGTTTAGATTTGATAAGAGATGGGTTGGACAAGAAGGTCTTATAGAATCAATTACAAGGGGTTGGTCCGATAATAATGAAGGAACAAGAACTGGTATAGTGGAACAAATTAGTAACTGCCGCCGGGAGATAGCCAAAtggaggaaaaataatcctcctTATGGGAAGGAGAAGATAGCGGACTTGCAAAGAGCGCTTGAAGAGGTACAAACAGATGATTCTAGATCTCAGGAGGATATTATGGAGGTATCTAGGAAATTGCAAGAGGCATATCAGGATGAGGAAGAGTATTGGCATCAGAAAAGTAGAAATATGTGGTATTCATCTGGAGATCTTAATACAAAATTCTACCATGCTTTAACTAAGCAACGAAGGGCTCGAAATAGGATAGTGGGGCTACATGATGGGGAGGGAAACTGGATTACAGAGGACAATGGAATGGAGAGAGTGGCGGTGGAATATTTTCAAGATTTATTTACTACCACTGCCCCATCGGAGTTTGATGAGTTCCTTTCAGAGGTAACACCTGGTATAACTCCACAGATGAATCAACGATTACTGCGGATAGCGACAGAGGACGAAGTTAGAGAAGCTCTGTTTATGATGCATCCAGAAAAAGCACCAGGACCGGATGGTATGACAGGCCTCTTCTTTCAGCATTCTTAGCATATTATTAAAGGAGATTTGGTGGAGATGGTGAATGATTTTTTGGTGTCTGGAGAGATGGATTCAAggttaaatattactaatatttgtatgatCCCAAAGACAGAGAGACCTACCAGGATGACGGAGTTGCGACCTATCAGCTTATGTAATGTGGGGTACAAAATTATTTCGAAGGTTTTGTGTCAACGGTTAAAATTATTACTACCTTCTCTAGTTTCGGAAACGCAATCGGCATTTGTGGCAGGACGGCTGATCTCTGATAATATCCTTATAGcacaggaaatgtttcatggattaCGGACCAATAAGGCGTGCAAAGGAAAGTATATGGCAGTCAAAACGGACATGAGTAAGGCTTACGATCGGGTTGAATGGGAATTTATTAAGGCATTATTACAGAAAATGGGGTTCCATGAGCATTGGATTAAACTTATGGTAGAATGTATATCATCGGTTCAATATCGGGTTCTTTTAAATGGCCAACCTAGAGGACTCATTATTCCACAGCGGGGATTACGTCAAGGAGACCCTTTATCTCCCTATTTATTTATTCTGTGTACTGAGGCTCTGATAGCGAATATTAAGAAGGCGGAAAGGGAGAAACAATTAACAGGAATAAAGGTAGCCAGGGCATGTCCTTCAATATCGCATTTGCTTTTTGCGGATGAcagtcttttcttttgtaaagcgCAAAAGGAGGAGTGCCATACCATTCTAAGGATATTAAAGGATTACGAGAAAGTGTCAGgtcaattaataaattttgataagtcatcaattcaatttggacacaACATTGAAGAATCTGCCAGACAGGAGCTAAGAGATATTCTTGGTATACAAAATCTGGGAGGGATGGGAAATTATCTGGGTTTGCCGGAGAGTCTTGGGGGTTCTAAAATTCAGGTTTTTGTCTTTGTACAGGATCGACTAAATAATAGGGTCAATGGTTGGACTTTTAAGTTCTTCACGAAAGGAGGAAAAGAGGTGATCATCAAGTCAGTGATCACGGCTTTACCGAATCATGTAATGTCTTGCTATCGTTTACCCAAAGCTACTGCAAAAAAGTTAACAAGTGCGGTagcacaattttggtggagtcctGGTGGTAATATAAGAGgaatgcattggaaatcatgggacaaaGTATGTGTCAGTAAGGAAGATGGAGGGTTAGGTTTTAAAGATATCACTGATTTCAACACAGCGATGCTTGGTAAACAATTATGGAGGCTGATAGAGAAGccaaatactttattttctcgAGTTTTTAAAGGTCGGTATTTCAGGAATGCATCACCCCTGGAGCCGATTCGTTCATATTCTCCGTCATATGGTTGGCGGAGTATtgtttctgctagatctctggtaagcaaaggactaatcaaaagggtgggaacaggatcttctatatctgtatggaatgatccttggatcccaaccactcgcccgagaccagccaataaaaatcaacacaatcttTACCCAGACCTTACAGTGGTTTCTCTTATTGATCCACATTTGCGGAAATGGAATTCGCCGGTGATTCGGGCTTTGGTGGATCCCCAGGATGTGAAATTTATCGAAAGTATCCCACTGAGTAGAACTCAGATGGCAGACAGagatggatggcatttcacaaataatggaaaatatacggttaaatctggatatcaTGTAGAAAGGATATACCCAGATAAGGAAAAATCACCCTTAGTGTTTGGACCCACAGTGGATATTTTGAAGGCACATTGTTGGAAAATACGATGTCCACCAAAGATTAAACATTTTCTATGGCAACTGGTGACGGGATGTATTGCAGTTAAGAAGAATCTACAAAGGAGAGGAATACCCGGGGATATCATTTGTGCAAGATGTGGAGCTGAGGAGGAATCGATTAACCATGTTTTTTTTGAGTGCCCCCCAGCACGCCAGACATGGGCTCTTTCAAAGGTTCCAACAAATCCAGCTTTGTTTCCAATAAGTTCTCTCTTTGCGAACATGGATCACCTCTTTTGGAGAGTTGTGCCACAGATGAAGGATCATCAatttgcatggatattatggtacatatggaagggaagaaataataaagtttttagtaacCTGGATGTTGAACCGTTGGATACCCTTAAATTGGCTGAAACGGAGTCAAATCTATGGGCTGAGGCACAAATACTAGATGAGACTAAGAGGAGTCCACATGTTGAGGCGATGAATCTCCCTTTAAttccaggaagatggtgttttacggatggGTCCTGGAaggaaaatgatattttctcaGGACAAGGATGGTATAGTACTCTAGAGGGATTTGCGGGTTTGATGGGCGCAAGGAATATTAGGGCTTCCCTTTCTCCTCTTCATGCAGAGATGGAAGCACTattatgggcaatggaatgtatgaaaaacttacgacaatttcaggttacgtttgcaacggattgttctcaattggtgaagatggtttcggaaccagaagaatggccagcatttgcaagttatttggaagatttCAACAGCCTGAGAGAGAGTTTTTCCAGAGTAGAGATCATCTATGTTTCAAGAACGCATAATAAGAAGGCGGATAGCTTAGCTCGCAGTGCTAGGAAAGTATCGTCTTCGgttgttcacatggatcaagatttcccagtttggttcacagagtcaatatgagtctgtaaagtcgatgacaaaaaaaaaaaaaaatatacttttagacaaatttttgtttcactataattttatcaaaattttgttttatgatcaTTTTATCCTGAAATTTACTAAAAATGTTTAGGCatgatttaataatataaaataattatgtgcttaatttaaaaatgtcaaataacaaaaaaaagtattatattgaaaaaaacaaaactaaaagtAACAGACACATGGACGTTACTTAAAAAGTAACCAACAgaagattaaataaataattaaaacggaatgtataaaatatataaaaacatatgtATGTGCGCTTATTTATATCGGTTTGCCTTTCCTTCTCCATTTCTCACCTTTCAGCGTCTAATCAAAGCTCTCCGTGTTCCCTTTGCTTTCAGGTTCGCAGATCTTTCTTCCATTGTCTCTTTCACAGCTTCTTATAATCCTGTCTGAAAATTGCATGCGAATCTCtaaaaacatatgtaaaatgGGTTTGTGTCTTTCACTCATGTCATTGTCCCAAATGCTCGATCTCTTACAATTCAGCCAAAGCTTGCATCTTTATTAGATCCTTGATTCATTCTCCAGATTTAGATCTGCGCTTAAGTCACATGAATTCAGATTCGTCTAGATAGAATCAAAAGCACATATTTTTAGAATTGAATTgtttcaaagttctcatttttaTGTTCTGTCGGATCTGGGTTCTTTGTGTGTTGTTCTATATACACGTCAGCATTTGTCTGTGCTTACATCACTTGATCTTTTATTAGCTTGTGTTGTAGAATTTGCTAAAGCTGTTTTAAAGTTTCCACCTTTATGTTCCCTTTAGATCTATGCTTTTGGTTCCATTAATGgagattttaatgaaaaatgatttaaatcCTTCTTATTAATCACAGGTAATATTTGAACGAATTGATTATTAGTACCATGGGATCCGTTGTTGATGCTGCAAACAAGGTAATGATTCCACACTTCTGATGGAATTTTATAAACCATTTTAAGTATGTAGAAGATTGTTGTGTGACTATAATAATGATCTTATTGTTAAAATAATCCtaattattgttaaaataatCCAATTACATACAGTGATTGTTCTGCTTATGAGATACATTGTTAAAGCCTATTTTGAAGTTTGTTTGTGATCTATTTTCTCCAGGAGGTAAATGGAACCTCAAGTGCAAAGAAACCAAATGTTATTTTTGTTCTGGGTAAGTTGCATTGTCCTTATGAACCATGAGATTCTCTCTTAGTTCTACTTATTGAAAGTTATTTGTACATCTTCTGAGGTTTATGTTCTGTATTATGTTGAGCAGGTGGTCCAGGCAGTGGGAAAGGTACACAGTGTGCCTATATCGTTGAGCATTTTGGTTACACACATCTCAGTGCTGGAGACCTTCTCAGGGCTGAGATTAAATCAGGTTCTGAAAATGGGTATGGCCTTAATCAGCTTCACATTCATTATCCTTCTTGAGATCCTTTATTTTTGTGTAAGTGTTTTGTCTTTTTCCAACAGAACTATGATCCAGAATATGATCAAAGAAGGGAAGATTGTACCTTCTGAGGTGACAATCAAGCTTCTCCAGAAAGCAATTCAGGAGAACGGGAATGACAAGTTCCTCATTGATGGGTTCCCTCGCAATGAGGAGAACCGAGCAGCATTTGAAAAAGTTGTAAGTTAACATTCAAAATGTTTATGTTTGGCAATACAAATTGCTTAAATGACATGTCTTTGGTGGTTTCTGTAGACTGAGATTGAACCAAAGTTTGTCTTGTTCTTTGATTGTCCTGAGGAAGAGATGGAGAGACGCTTATTAGGACGTAACCAGGTTAGTAATAAGCGTTTACTCAGTGTAGCCTCTTgttccatatatatacatatattgatTGTTAACTCTGTTGAAGGGGAGAGAGGATGACAATATTGAGACTATAAGGAAGCGTTTCAAGGTGTTTCTTGAATCTAGCTTACCAGTGATTCAGTACTATGAAGCTAAGGGGAAAGTTAGAAAGgtaaaaatcttttttcttctatatttgCTTGAAGGTCAAGCagttgtaagttgtaacaaaGTGTTGTTGTTTCTACTTGGCTCTTCAGATTCATGCCGCAAAGCCCATTGAAGATGTGTTTCAGGAGGTGAAGGCAGTCTTTTCTCCTGAAGCTGAGAAGGTACAAACCAATAGCTGCAACTGTCCTCTAATCACTAGTAgtcaaaaatgaaataaaagatTCATTAGAACCATATGTAATGTAGAAGCGTGTACCTAATGTTTTACAAGTTTGAATCAATGGATTCTTGATTGGTAGATTCTTGAGTTAACGAATCTATTAACGTTTTATTTAGGTTGCAGCCTAGGCAGCAGCATCAGTAAAGAGATATCCAGATTAATTGATCAGGTATGTATGTTTTAACAGTCAATGATAATCATTTTCCAGCTCATGTTCTGAtgtataaaagtaaaaatttaaCTAGAGAATCTGGAATAAAGGCTGTGGAAGCTGATGCTTTGTTATATCATATCTATAGTATATAGTTCTGTAGAATCTTTAGGACAGAAGGGGTTTATAGTTCTGTAGAAATCTTTAGGACAAAAGGAGTATGTAAGTGATGATTATTAATGTCAgctttgtttaaaattttacagGTTGCTGGGCAGTGGCATCTTTACTAGGAAGTCCATGCTTGGCcgtatttttttcttctatataacCATATGATTACTGTTATTATTGTAATGTAATACACATTCTaccttttttttg comes from Brassica rapa cultivar Chiifu-401-42 chromosome A02, CAAS_Brap_v3.01, whole genome shotgun sequence and encodes:
- the LOC103854711 gene encoding two-component response regulator 24-like, with the protein product MAGEVPNLEASKLTALVVDDNFVNQSVHHKLLDRLGIKNDVVSNGQEAVDVHCSGRNYDLILMDMDMPIMNGIQATRRLREMGIESKIAGVTTRAEEEEVKEFMEAGLNDFQEKPLTISKLVSILHNLELYVQT
- the LOC103854712 gene encoding UMP-CMP kinase 3, with amino-acid sequence MGSVVDAANKEVNGTSSAKKPNVIFVLGGPGSGKGTQCAYIVEHFGYTHLSAGDLLRAEIKSGSENGTMIQNMIKEGKIVPSEVTIKLLQKAIQENGNDKFLIDGFPRNEENRAAFEKVTEIEPKFVLFFDCPEEEMERRLLGRNQGREDDNIETIRKRFKVFLESSLPVIQYYEAKGKVRKIHAAKPIEDVFQEVKAVFSPEAEKVAA